A region from the Malus domestica chromosome 07, GDT2T_hap1 genome encodes:
- the LOC103446486 gene encoding (+)-borneol dehydrogenase 2, translated as MTEQVGSLPSFQRLVGKVALVTGGATGIGESIVRLFHKHGAKVCLVDVQDNLGLQVCESLNGDPNICYLHCDVTVEDDVSRAVDFTVDKYGTLDIIVNNAGVSGSPCPDIRNAGLSEFQKVFDINVKGVFLGMKHAARAMIPQKKGSIVSLSSVSSVLGGIGPHAYTGSKHAVVGLTKNVAAELGNHGIRVNCVSPYAVATNLALAHLHEDARTEDAWTGFRSFISKNANLQGVELTVDGVATAVLFLASDESKYISGDNLMIDGGFTCVNHSLRVFR; from the exons ATGACTGAACAAGTGGGTTCGCTTCCGAGCTTCCAGAG GTTAGTAGGGAAAGTGGCATTGGTGACCGGCGGAGCCACTGGCATTGGAGAAAGCATTGTGCGCCTGTTCCACAAACATGGCGCAAAAGTTTGTTTAGTTGATGTGCAGGACAACCTCGGCTTACAAGTGTGCGAATCCCTCAACGGAGATCCAAACATTTGTTATCTCCATTGTGATGTCACGGTAGAGGATGATGTTAGCCGCGCAGTTGATTTCACTGTCGATAAGTATGGCACGCTGGATATCATAGTCAACAACGCTGGGGTGTCAGGTTCGCCTTGTCCAGACATCCGCAATGCAGGCCTATCTGAGTTTCAGAAAGTGTTTGATATTAACGTGAAGGGAGTGTTCCTCGGAATGAAGCACGCAGCTAGGGCAATGATCCCGCAGAAAAAGGGCAGCATAGTTTCTCTTTCCAGTGTTTCAAGTGTTCTAGGAGGCATTGGACCACATGCATACACAGGGTCCAAGCATGCTGTAGTGGGGCTGACCAAGAACGTTGCAGCTGAGCTTGGGAATCACGGGATACGCGTTAACTGCGTTTCTCCTTATGCAGTTGCGACGAATTTGGCTTTGGCTCACCTGCACGAGGATGCGAGAACCGAAGATGCCTGGACAGGTTTCCGATCTTTTATATCGAAAAATGCCAACTTGCAAGGAGTGGAACTGACAGTTGATGGTGTAGCTACTGCTGTCCTCTTTTTGGCAAGTGACGAGTCCAAGTATATAAGCGGGGATAATCTCATGATCGACGGGGGCTTCACTTGTGTGAATCACTCACTGAGAGTCTTTAGATGA